One window from the genome of Saccharomyces mikatae IFO 1815 strain IFO1815 genome assembly, chromosome: 6 encodes:
- the BTN2 gene encoding Btn2p (similar to Saccharomyces cerevisiae BTN2 (YGR142W) and CUR1 (YPR158W); ancestral locus Anc_3.506): MFSVFNSPCIFEQMPSFSQPTSAHYFDRSSPMSYSPGFKRRKAVKAKSAPYKRNDRNDSQTLKYELEETPTGCTLSLYKHISSDLISKYVNEKLDELRESHYRPTYHVVQDYFGNQYYVEDEADDNTLLRSALEDLDFKTLGKKIARDLFQDYEIELNHRGDELNILSKKDNILKDFYLDQVFEDVFVISCGVNNLDDDFKEKYALLKIGLVKHEKEDVAFKASQPKVSVTEFAKEQPQVDNNNTSESSSEEEMVETKESLTKEDQIKKWIEEERLMQEETRKSMEKKLAKETEERQKKERQSKLKARKESLMQKQKSKKLEAKKMQNSSPLTTLKIEASNQENTAKADFTESDDESINSESDTNSYFSLSNNTLKKHASPILEDVEDEEVDRYNESLSRSPRGNSIIEDM, from the coding sequence ATGTTTTCCGTATTTAACTCACCATGTATCTTTGAGCAAATGCCATCCTTTAGTCAGCCAACTAGTGCTCATTATTTTGATCGCAGTTCTCCAATGAGCTATTCTCCAGgatttaaaagaagaaaagctGTAAAAGCTAAATCAGCGccatataaaagaaatgataGAAATGATTCAcaaactttgaaatatgAACTTGAAGAAACACCTACTGGTTGCACATTAAGCCTTTATAAGCATATTTCCTCTGACCTTATCTCAAAGTATGTTAACGAAAAATTGGATGAACTAAGGGAGAGTCATTATAGACCAACTTACCATGTTGTTCAAGATTACTTTGGAAATCAATATTACGTTGAAGATGAAGCCGACGATAATACTTTATTAAGATCTGCATTGGAAGACCttgatttcaaaactttgggaaagaaaattgcaAGGGACTTGTTTCAAGACTACGAGATAGAATTGAACCATAGAGGTGATGAGTTAAACATATTAAgcaaaaaagataatatcTTAAAAGATTTCTATCTAGATCAAGTATTCGAAGATGTTTTTGTAATAAGTTGTGGGGTTAATAACTTAGATGATgacttcaaagaaaaatatgctCTATTGAAGATTGGCTTAGTTAAgcatgaaaaagaagatgttgCATTTAAAGCTAGCCAACCAAAGGTGTCAGTTACTGAATTCGCAAAAGAACAGCCTCAGGTTGACAATAACAACACGTCCGAATCTTCTTCGGAAGAGGAAATGGtggaaacaaaagaatCGTTGACTAAAGAAGatcaaatcaaaaagtgGATCGAAGAGGAAAGGTTGATGCAGGAAGAAACCAGGAAATCAATGGAGAAAAAACTTGCAAAGGAAACAGAAGAAAggcaaaagaaagaaagacaaAGCAAGTtaaaagcaagaaaagaatctCTAAtgcaaaaacaaaaatccAAGAAGCTAGAAgccaaaaaaatgcaaaactCTAGTCCCTTAACTACTTTAAAGATTGAGGCCAGTaaccaagaaaatactGCCAAAGCTGATTTTACAGaaagtgatgatgaaagtATAAACAGCGAGTCAGACACGAATTcatatttctctttgtcAAATAATACATTAAAAAAGCATGCGTCTCCTATATTGGAGGATGttgaggatgaagaagttgatAGATACAATGAATCATTAAGCAGATCCCCCAGAGGAAACTCTATTATTGAGGATATGTAA
- the SKN1 gene encoding beta-glucan synthesis-associated protein SKN1 (similar to Saccharomyces cerevisiae SKN1 (YGR143W) and KRE6 (YPR159W); ancestral locus Anc_3.508): protein MSVRNLTNNRDIHNENSIAESEHSFYSSNEQSRQNSSSEPAIDQHIRGSRNPFLGSEEFNDDYIIPSKDDERQEANEYSSSSSVNYNNDPNSDTSLLINEKNSPERNGRRMSDYKGYYAKNNLTSTNNFNNYNNNEYNNNIISGSNDNSFASHLQPPDKNLPSHPSSNNMSTFSNNSLIKSPPPFDRYPLVGTRHISMAQSQSQNLINEKKRANMTGSSSSAHDSSLSSTNLYMSEQDFSPFGGYPASFFPLTLDEKEDDDYIHNPNAEEEAKLDKRRFVEDFKHMDRRSFLGLLGILILFMAGIFIFIVLPAITFSGVVYHHEHTHTGNSAGFSHSNTTSKLLTEYQYPQLAAIRTALVDPDTPDSAKTREAKDGSKWELVFSDEFNAEGRTFYDGDDQFWTAPDIHYDATKDLEWYSPDAVTTTNGTLKLRMDAFKNHDLYYRSGMVQSWNKLCFTEGALEVSANLPNYGRVTGLWPGMWTMGNLGRPGYLASTQGVWPYSYESCDAGITPNQSSPDGLSYLPGQKLSVCTCDSEDHPNQGVGRGAPEIDILEGEADTILGVGVASQSLQIAPFDIWYMPDYDFIEVYNFTTTTMNTYAGGPFQQAISAISTLNITWYQFGEEAGYFQKYAIEYLNDDDDGYIRWFVGETPTFTLYATSLHPNGNIDWRRISKEPMSAILNLGISNNWAYIDWQYIFFPVTMSIDYVRLYQPKGSTSITCDPDDYPTYDYIQSHLNAYYNANLTSWEQAGYTFPKNILTGSCSSSKFSLS, encoded by the coding sequence atgagtGTGCGAAACCTCACTAACAACCGTGATATCCATAATGAAAACAGTATTGCCGAAAGTGAACACTCCTTTTATTCGTCAAATGAGCAATCAAGGCAGAATTCATCCTCAGAGCCTGCTATTGATCAACACATTAGAGGTAGCAGAAACCCTTTTCTTGGAAGTGAGGAGTTCAATGATGATTATATTATACCCAGTAAAGACGATGAGCGGCAAGAGGCTAATGAATACTCCAGTTCTTCATCAGTAAACTATAATAATGATCCAAATAGTGATACTTCTCTCCtcatcaatgaaaaaaactcaCCTGAACGAAATGGTCGAAGGATGTCTGACTATAAAGGCTATTATGCCAAGAATAATTTAACCTCCACTAATAATTTTAACAATTATAATAACAATGAATataacaacaatattatAAGCGGTAGTAACGATAATAGTTTTGCATCACATTTACAACCACCGGACAAAAACTTACCGTCTCATCCCTCTTCAAACAATATGAGTACCTTTTCCAATAATAGCCTAATTAAGTCTCCACCGCCTTTTGACCGGTATCCATTAGTAGGAACAAGGCATATTTCAATGGCGCAGTCTCAATCACAAAACCttataaatgaaaagaaaagagcgAACATGACTGGTTCTTCCTCTTCGGCTCATgattcttcattatcatctACCAATCTATACATGAGTGAACAGGATTTTTCACCTTTTGGCGGTTATCCAGCCTCATTCTTTCCGTTAACTTTAGACGAAAAGGAAGACGACGACTACATTCATAACCCAAATGCTGAGGAAGAAGCAAAGTTAGATAAGAGGAGGtttgttgaagattttaaaCACATGGATAGAAGATCTTTCCTTGGTCTTTTGGGTATCCTAATTTTATTCATGGCTGgtatatttattttcattgttttacCTGCCATTACATTTTCTGGGGTAGTCTATCACCATGAACATACCCATACAGGAAACTCTGCAGGATTTTCGCATTCAAATACTACGTCCAAGTTATTGACTGAGTATCAATATCCTCAGCTTGCAGCTATTAGGACAGCTTTAGTTGATCCAGATACGCCCGACAGTGCCAAGACAAGGGAAGCAAAAGACGGATCTAAATGGGAATTGGTATTTTCTGACGAATTTAATGCCGAAGGTAGAACATTCtatgatggtgatgacCAATTCTGGACAGCTCCTGATATTCACTACGATGCTACAAAGGATCTTGAATGGTATTCTCCTGACGCAGTCACAACCACTAATGGTACCTTGAAGCTAAGGATGGATGCGTTTAAAAACCACGACCTTTACTACAGATCTGGTATGGTGCAGAGTTGGAATAAGCTCTGCTTTACAGAAGGTGCTTTAGAAGTTTCCGCGAATCTGCCCAATTATGGTCGCGTTACAGGGCTATGGCCTGGTATGTGGACCATGGGTAACTTGGGTAGACCAGGTTATTTAGCCAGTACTCAAGGTGTGTGGCCTTATTCGTATGAATCGTGTGATGCAGGTATAACACCAAACCAAAGTTCTCCAGATGGTCTTTCTTATTTGCCGGGTCAAAAGTTGAGTGTTTGTACCTGTGATAGTGAAGATCATCCTAATCAAGGAGTTGGGAGAGGTGCACCAGAAATAGATATTTTAGAAGGTGAGGCTGATACGATATTAGGTGTTGGTGTGGCCTCTCAATCTCTACAAATTGCTCCATTTGATATATGGTATATGCCTGATTATGACTTCATCGAAGTTTATAATTTCAccacaacaacaatgaatACATATGCTGGTGGTCCTTTTCAACAAGCTATCTCGGCAATTTCTACTCTAAATATTACTTGGTATCAATTTGGGGAAGAAGCCGGTTATTTCCAAAAGTATGCCATTGAATATCTcaatgatgacgatgatggATATATTCGCTGGTTTGTAGGAGAAACACCTACTTTTACACTTTATGCTACTTCTTTGCATCCCAATGGTAATATTGACTGGAGAAGAATAAGTAAAGAGCCGATGTCAGCCATCTTAAATTTAGGTATCTCGAACAATTGGGCTTATATTGACTGGcaatatatatttttcccGGTGACAATGTCAATAGATTATGTCAGGTTATACCAGCCGAAGGGTTCTACATCAATTACTTGTGACCCAGACGATTATCCGACATATGATTACATTCAAAGCCACTTAAATGCTTATTATAACGCTAATTTAACAAGTTGGGAGCAAGCTGGGTAcacttttccaaagaatATCCTAACAGGAAGTTGTAGTAGTTCAAAATTCTCACTATCCTGA
- the THI4 gene encoding thiamine thiazole synthase (similar to Saccharomyces cerevisiae THI4 (YGR144W); ancestral locus Anc_5.141), producing the protein MSATSTATSTTASQLHLNSTPVTHCLSDIVKNEDWSDFKFAPIRESTVSRAMTSRYFKDLDKFAVSDVIIVGAGSSGLSAAYVIAKNRPDLKVCIIESSVAPGGGSWLGGQLFSAMVMRKPAHLFLQELEIPYEDEGDYVVVKHAALFISTVLSKVLQLPNVKLFNATCVEDLVTRPPTEKGEVTVAGVVTNWTLVTQAHGTQCCMDPNVIELAGYKNDGTRDLSQKHGVILSTTGHDGPFGAFCAKRIVDIDQNQKLGGMKGLDMNHAEHDVVIHSGAYSGVDNMYFAGMEVAELDGLNRMGPTFGAMALSGVHAAEQILKHFAA; encoded by the coding sequence ATGTCCGCTACTTCTACCGCTACTTCTACTACTGCCTCTCAATTGCATTTGAACTCTACCCCAGTTACTCATTGCTTATCTGACATCGTTAAGAATGAAGACTGGTCCGACTTCAAATTTGCTCCTATCCGTGAGTCCACTGTCTCCCGTGCTATGACTTCTCGTTATTTCAAGGACCTTGACAAGTTTGCAGTCTCTGACGTTATTATTGTCGGTGCTGGCTCCTCAGGTTTATCTGCTGCCTACGTCATTGCCAAGAACAGACCAGACTTGAAGGTTTGTATCATCGAAAGTTCAGTTGCACCAGGTGGTGGAAGTTGGTTAGGTGGCCAATTATTCAGTGCCATGGTTATGAGAAAGCCAGCTCATTTATTCCTACAAGAATTGGAAATTCCTTATGAAGATGAGGGTGACTATGTTGTCGTTAAGCATGCTGCCTTGTTCATCTCTACCGTTCTTTCAAAGGTTTTGCAACTACCAAATGTTAAACTATTCAACGCTACCTGTGTTGAAGATTTGGTTACCAGACCACCAACCGAAAAAGGCGAGGTTACCGTTGCTGGTGTTGTCACTAACTGGACATTAGTTACCCAAGCTCACGGTACTCAATGTTGCATGGACCCCAATGTTATCGAATTGGCTGGTTACAAGAATGACGGTACTCGTGACTTAAGTCAAAAACATGGTGTCATCTTATCCACCACTGGTCATGATGGTCCATTCGGTGCTTTCTGTGCCAAGAGAATTGTCGACATTGATCAAAACCAAAAGTTGGGTGGTATGAAAGGTTTAGACATGAATCATGCCGAACACGACGTTGTTATCCACTCTGGTGCATACTCCGGTGTTGACAACATGTACTTTGCCGGTATGGAAGTTGCTGAACTAGATGGATTAAACCGTATGGGTCCAACATTCGGGGCTATGGCTTTGAGTGGTGTTCACGCTGCCGAACAAATCTTGAAGCACTTTGCTGCTTAG
- the ENP2 gene encoding ribosome biosynthesis protein ENP2 (similar to Saccharomyces cerevisiae ENP2 (YGR145W); ancestral locus Anc_4.77): MVLKSTSANDVSVYQVSGTNVSRSLPDWIAKKRKRQLKNDLEYQNRVELIQDFEFSEASNKIKVSKDGQYCMATGTYKPQIHVYDFANLSLKFDRHTDAENVDFTIISDDWTKSVHLQNDRSIQFQNKGGLHYTTRIPKFGRSLVYNKVNCDLYVGASGNELYRLNLEKGRFLNPFKLDTEGVNHVSINDVNGLLAAGTETNVVEFWDPRSRSRVSKLYLENNIDNRPFQVTATSFRNDGLTFACGTSNGYSYLYDLRTSEPSMIKDQGYGFEIKKIIWLDDVGTENKIVTCDKRIAKIWDRLDGKAYASMEPSVDINDIEHVPGTGMFFTANESIPMHTYYIPSLGPSPRWCSFLDSITEELEEKPSDTVYSNYKFITRDDVKKLNLTHLVGSSVLRAYMHGFFINTELYDKVSLIANPDAYKDEREREIRRRIEKERESRIRSSGAVQKPKVKVNKTLVDKLSQKRGDKVAGKVLTDDRFKEMFEDEEFQVDEDDYDFKQLNPVKSIKETEEGAAKRIRALTAAEESDEERIAMKDSRGHYDYEDEESDEEESDDEIKQQSNKEELSEKDLRRIEKQRVLIEKRKKEKEQSERFMNEMKAGTSTDTQQDEGAHATFGEQVGELRGAENGKKSNESILRRNPRGEAELTFIPQRKSNKDRSNKPRRHDNSLDEENVDADSNKKDNGRSKPRFDNRRRASKNAFRGM, translated from the coding sequence ATGGTTTTGAAGTCTACTTCTGCGAATGATGTTTCAGTGTATCAAGTTTCTGGTACAAACGTTTCAAGATCGTTGCCCGATTGGATTGCTAAAAAGCGGAAGAGacaattgaagaatgaTTTAGAGTACCAAAATAGGGTAGAACTAATTCAAGACTTTGAGTTCAGTGAAGCCTCCAATAAGATTAAAGTGAGTAAGGATGGACAATATTGCATGGCTACTGGCACGTACAAACCCCAAATTCACGTCTATGATTTTGCCAATTTGTCATTAAAATTCGATAGACATACGGATGCTGAAAACGTCGACTTTACCATTATTTCTGATGATTGGACTAAAAGTGTACATTTACAGAATGACAGGAGtattcaatttcaaaacaaaGGTGGTTTACATTATACTACAAGAATTCCTAAATTTGGGAGGAGTTTAGTTTATAACAAGGTGAATTGTGATTTATACGTTGGTGCCAGCGGCAATGAGTTGTATAGATTGAACTTGGAAAAGGGGAGGTTCTTAAACCCATTCAAATTAGATACTGAAGGAGTGAACCATGTTTCTATCAATGACGTGAATGGCTTATTAGCAGCCGGAACTGAAACTAATGTGGTTGAATTCTGGGATCCAAGGTCACGTTCACGTGTTTCCAAGCTCTATTTAGAGAACAATATTGATAACAGACCATTTCAAGTCACCGCAACCAGTTTCCGTAATGATGGGTTGACTTTTGCATGTGGTACATCAAATGGTTATTCATACCTTTATGATCTACGTACTTCCGAACCTTCCATGATCAAGGACCAAGGTTATGgatttgaaatcaaaaaaattatttgGTTGGATGATGTTGGCACcgaaaataaaattgtAACATGTGACAAGAGAATTGCTAAAATTTGGGATAGACTTGACGGTAAAGCATACGCTTCTATGGAACCTAGTGTTGATATTAACGATATTGAACATGTTCCAGGTACCGGTATGTTTTTCACGGCTAACGAAAGTATTCCTATGCATACATATTATATCCCAAGTTTAGGACCATCTCCACGTTGGTGCTCATTCTTAGATTCTATCACAGAAGAGTTAGAAGAGAAACCAAGTGATACTGTTTATTCAAACTACAAGTTCATTACTAGAGATGACgtcaagaaattgaactTAACACATTTGGTTGGGTCCAGCGTATTAAGAGCATACATGCATGGTTTCTTTATTAACACTGAACTTTACGATAAGGTTTCATTGATTGCTAATCCTGATGCCTATAAAgatgaaagagaaagagaaattagacgtagaattgaaaaagaaagggaaTCCAGAATCAGAAGTTCAGGGGCTGTTCAAAAACCTAAAGTTAAAGTCAACAAAACATTGGTTGATAAGTTATCTCAAAAACGTGGTGACAAAGTTGCAGGAAAAGTCCTCACTGATGACCgtttcaaagaaatgttcgaggatgaagaatttcaagttgatgaagatgattatGATTTTAAGCAATTGAATCCAGTGAAGTCCATCAAAGAAACCGAAGAAGGGGCTGCTAAACGTATCAGAGCATTGACTGCTGCTGAAGAATCCGACGAGGAAAGAATTGCAATGAAGGACAGCAGAGGTCATTATGACtatgaggatgaagaatctGACGAGGAAGaatctgatgatgaaataaaGCAACAGtcaaacaaagaagaattaaGCGAGAAAGACTTAAGAAGGATAGAAAAACAAAGGGTACTAAttgagaagagaaagaaggagaagGAACAAAGCGAACGATTTATGAACGAAATGAAAGCTGGCACTTCAACGGATACGCAACAAGACGAAGGTGCTCATGCTACTTTTGGAGAACAAGTCGGTGAACTGCGTGGAGCggaaaatggaaagaaatcGAATGAATCTATTTTACGTCGCAACCCACGTGGTGAGGCTGAGCTCACTTTTATTccccaaagaaaaagcaacaaGGATAGAAGCAATAAACCAAGGCGTCATGACAATTCattggatgaagaaaatgttgaCGCAGATAGCAATAAGAAAGATAATGGTAGGTCAAAACCCAGGTTCGacaacagaagaagagccAGCAAGAATGCATTCCGTGGTATGTAG
- the ECL1 gene encoding Ecl1p (similar to Saccharomyces cerevisiae ECL1 (YGR146C); ancestral locus Anc_4.79) produces the protein MSTAFNDYCTVCDRLIPTSPQKTNNITRKITKDNETKNSSQSNKLYCSEDCKLKDSNPPNEKLLSHLHIKTKISHSHDLAPPLSYSKNLTASNLFEPATSLSSSPTSSSIPFDELEKLDSLLISPLLLPQDGIANAKQKPDPTHGDDYDDNEHYLKLTDSLRLDSGYQLHSRAHLGYENNLPRSSDIINDHLISDQIIENNYNLWFRLSSS, from the coding sequence ATGAGCACCGCATTCAATGATTACTGCACAGTCTGTGATCGTCTCATTCCAACATCTCCACAGAAAACAAACAATATTACTAGGAAGATCACAAAGGACAATGAAACTAAGAATAGCTCGCAGTCAAATAAGTTATACTGTTCTGAGGACTGTAAGCTGAAGGATTCAAACCCTCCTAATGAGAAACTATTATCTCATTTGCATATAAAGACAAAAATCTCTCATTCGCATGATCTCGCTCCTCCGCTTTCATATTCTAAAAACTTAACTGCATCAAACCTTTTCGAGCCGGCGACTTCGTTATCCTCATCTCCAACGTCATCATCTATCCCCTTCGATGAATTGGAGAAGCTAGATTCTTTACTTATTTCGCCATTGCTGCTACCTCAAGATGGTATTGCCAATGCCAAACAGAAGCCTGATCCTACGCATGGTGATGATTATGACGACAATGAAcattatttgaaattaaCCGACTCTCTTAGACTCGATTCCGGTTATCAACTGCATTCAAGGGCACATTTGGGTTACGAAAATAATTTGCCGCGATCAAGTGACATTATTAACGATCATTTGATCTCAGAtcaaatcattgaaaataacTACAATTTGTGGTTTAGACTATCCTCTAGTTAA
- the NAT2 gene encoding Nat2p (similar to Saccharomyces cerevisiae NAT2 (YGR147C); ancestral locus Anc_4.82) translates to MISPRNSALPVLSKVFLRWTWASLPMQKTVPHTLCRNLGIAYRPVTKCFPLRPVASMQLVHAKRFRSTEEGNSKFEEDKSKTKNEKKSEPHGIKGLMAKYGYSALIVYILLTCIDLPLCFLGVHSLGEEKIKIYLNRGKQLIGMGDPDESKVIEDVRKKQAHREAVQAENAGNVGDASRKTFNERWQEMKDSTLLAELLIAYGIHKSLIIVRVPLTAVLTPSFVKLLKRFGIDLMKKQKKVFQTMASGAKIRYKGNKPSDFIKNDGTALDITKRNPRTKGQKWFDGLM, encoded by the coding sequence ATGATATCTCCTAGGAATAGTGCTTTACCAGTGCTGAGTAAAGTATTCCTTCGGTGGACGTGGGCAAGTTTACCCATGCAAAAAACTGTGCCTCACACACTATGCAGGAATCTTGGCATTGCTTATAGACCGGTGACAAAATGCTTTCCCCTACGACCTGTGGCAAGTATGCAGTTGGTTCATGCCAAAAGGTTCCGCAGTACTGAGGAGGGAAATAGCAAGTTTGAGGAAGATAAAAGCAAAACTAAGaacgagaaaaaaagtgagCCACATGGTATTAAAGGATTGATGGCCAAGTATGGTTATTCTGCACTGATTGTTTATATCCTCTTGACTTGTATTGATTTGCCCCTATGTTTCCTGGGGGTCCACTCGTTGGGTGAAGAGAAGATCAAGATATATCTAAACAGAGGTAAACAACTCATTGGCATGGGCGACCCAGATGAAAGCAAGGTTATTGAAGATGTTAGAAAGAAACAGGCTCACCGTGAAGCAGTACAGGCAGAGAATGCTGGCAACGTAGGAGATGCATCGAGAAAGACTTTCAATGAAAGATGGCAAGAGATGAAGGACAGTACCTTGCTGGCCGAACTCTTGATTGCCTACGGTATACACAAGAGTTTGATTATTGTTAGAGTACCCCTAACAGCAGTATTAACGCCATCTTTTGTCAAGCTCCTAAAAAGGTTTGGCATCGATCTAATGaagaagcaaaagaaagtattCCAAACGATGGCCTCGGGAGCCAAAATAAGATACAAAGGAAACAAGCCAAGCGACTTCATCAAGAATGATGGCACTGCGCTTGACATTACCAAGCGTAACCCAAGAACTAAGGGCCAGAAATGGTTCGATGGCCTAATGTGA
- the RPL24B gene encoding 60S ribosomal protein eL24 (similar to Saccharomyces cerevisiae RPL24A (YGL031C) and RPL24B (YGR148C); ancestral locus Anc_4.84) gives MKVEVDSFSGAKIYPGRGTLFVRGDSKIFRFQNSKSASLFKQRKNPRRIAWTVLFRKHHKKGITEEVAKKRSRKTVKAQRPITGASLDLIKERRSLKPEVRKANREEKLRANKEKKRADKAARKAEKAKSAGVQGSKVSKQQAKGAFQKVAATSR, from the coding sequence ATGAAGGTTGAAGTTGATTCCTTTTCCGGTGCTAAGATCTACCCAGGTAGAGGTACTTTATTTGTCCGTGGTGActccaaaattttcagattcCAAAACTCCAAATCTGCTTCTTTGTTTaagcaaagaaagaacCCAAGAAGAATCGCTTGGACCGTCTTATTCAGAAAGCATCACAAGAAAGGTATCACTGAAGAAGTTGCAAAGAAGAGATCCAGAAAGACCGTTAAGGCCCAAAGACCTATCACTGGTGCTTCTTTAGACTtgatcaaagaaagaagatcTTTGAAGCCAGAAGTTAGAAAAGCTAACagagaagagaaattgaGAGCtaacaaggaaaagaagagagcTGACAAAGCTGCTAGAAAGGCTGAAAAGGCTAAGTCTGCTGGTGTTCAAGGTTCCAAGGTTTCCAAGCAACAAGCCAAGGGTGCCTTCCAAAAGGTTGCTGCCACCTCCCGTTAA
- the GPC1 gene encoding glycerophosphocholine acyltransferase (similar to Saccharomyces cerevisiae YGR149W; ancestral locus Anc_4.86): MYKLENNEDEDETNNSVSLTSLLEFLDPIASKVVSKYYHGSNLSKAEQKLRNFEGFRRRKPHYDHGNHLHHLNRSRSFLQLEDFKVRALQRIKNLDKPLDTIFFKNSSRLEKAFYPFTLFNILFIGFLMGRFPEWFHVYYTILFFVLMPIRFYTYYKTKNHYFLADLCYFVNILCLLFIWVFPHSSSLFQSCFAFTFGTLSFAVITWRNSLVIHSIDKTTSCFIHIIPPCVMYVIYHGLPSEYKIERFPGAIIQSELDIKKNILWTSLYYLIWQSLYHYFITLKKSSKIKAGERMTSFEYLTTHQFKNFWAVKLRSPWPMVIYTLSQYFYQLFTMLLCGIWIRYKLAAALFLTIVFLWASHNGATYYIDHYGKNFEKEVDRLRLEVENLQQKLQPESDVTVSDASVNNKDYLTVNHDEDFDESSSVSSKSI, from the coding sequence atgtACAAGTTAGAAAAtaacgaagatgaagatgaaacgAATAATTCTGTTTCTCTAACGAGCCTTTTGGAATTTCTCGACCCAATAGCTTCAAAAGtagtttcaaaatattatcatggttctaatctttcaaaagcgGAACAAAAATTACGAAACTTTGAAGGGTTTAGAAGACGTAAACCCCACTATGACCACGGCAATCACCTTCACCACCTGAATAGAAGTCGTTCTTTTTTGCAGTTAGAAGATTTTAAGGTAAGAGCCCTacaaagaattaaaaatttagaCAAACCCTTagataccatttttttcaaaaacagcTCGAGGTTGGAAAAAGCATTCTACCCTTTCACACTGTTCAACATACTTTTCATTGGATTCTTGATGGGAAGGTTCCCAGAATGGTTTCACGTTTATTACactattcttttttttgttctaaTGCCCATACGTTTTTATACATATTATAAAACCAAGAATCACTATTTTTTGGCGGATTTGTGTTATTTTGTGAATATACTATGCCTATTGTTCATTTGGGTTTTCCCACATTCATCAAGCCTTTTCCAATCATGCTTTGCATTTACTTTCGGCACGCTAAGTTTTGCAGTCATCACTTGGAGAAATTCTTTGGTAATACATTCTATTGATAAAACCACTTCATGTTTTATTCACATAATACCACCTTGTGTCATGTATGTCATTTATCATGGATTACCGTCCGAAtacaaaattgaaagatttcCAGGGGCAATTATTCAAAGTGAATTGgacatcaaaaaaaatattctttggACATCcctttattatttgatttGGCAATCTTTATACCATTACTTCATTaccttgaaaaaatctaGCAAAATCAAAGCCGGCGAAAGAATGACAAGTTTTGAATACTTAACGACGCACCAATTTAAAAACTTTTGGGCAGTGAAATTGAGATCTCCTTGGCCGATGGTAATTTATACACTTTCTCAGTATTTTTACCAACTGTTCACTATGCTACTGTGTGGTATATGGATTCGCTACAAGCTAGCTGCGGCCCTGTTTCTAAccattgtatttttatGGGCATCTCACAATGGAGCTACCTATTATATTGATCACTACgggaaaaattttgaaaaggaagttGACAGGTTACGTCTTGAAGTTGAGAATTTACAGCAAAAGTTGCAACCTGAATCGGATGTAACAGTATCGGATGCATCGGTGAATAATAAAGACTACTTGACTGTTAATCatgatgaagattttgaCGAATCATCGAGTGTATCCTCAAAgagtatttga